A portion of the Mesobacillus jeotgali genome contains these proteins:
- the smpB gene encoding SsrA-binding protein SmpB → MPKGEGKVVAQNKKANHDYFIEETYEAGVVLQGTEIKSIRNGRVQLKDSYAKVHNGELFLYNLHISPYEQGNRYNHDPLRTRKLLLHKRQINQLIGETKEAGYALVPLKIYLKNGFAKVLIGLGKGKKNYDKRETLKKKEAGRDIERAFRERQKM, encoded by the coding sequence ATGCCAAAAGGTGAGGGGAAAGTCGTCGCACAAAATAAAAAAGCGAACCACGACTATTTCATTGAAGAAACATATGAAGCCGGAGTTGTCCTGCAGGGAACAGAGATTAAATCGATCCGCAACGGACGGGTTCAACTAAAGGATTCCTATGCTAAAGTCCATAATGGGGAATTATTTTTATATAACCTGCACATCAGCCCATATGAACAGGGAAACCGCTATAACCATGATCCTCTTCGGACAAGGAAACTTTTGCTGCATAAGCGCCAGATCAATCAGTTGATTGGTGAGACGAAGGAAGCAGGATATGCGCTTGTGCCGTTGAAGATTTATCTGAAGAATGGCTTTGCGAAAGTTTTAATCGGTCTGGGTAAGGGTAAAAAGAACTATGACAAGCGTGAGACACTGAAGAAGAAGGAAGCAGGCCGCGATATCGAGCGTGCATTCCGTGAACGACAGAAAATGTAG
- the hsdR gene encoding EcoAI/FtnUII family type I restriction enzme subunit R, protein MDKHELTERDICSKFITPAIVGAGWDLHKQIREEFQITDGRIIVRGNLVARGSKKRADYVLFHKPNMPIAVIEAKDNNHSIGHGIQQAIGYGEMLKVPFVYSSNGDGFLEHDRLSGKEKQIGLDEFPSPEQLWKRYKQQNEIDTEEEEELVTEPYYFQLGDKTPRYYQMNAVNETIKAIAKGQNRIMLVMATGTGKTYTAFQIIYRLWKARKAKRILFLADRNILVDQTMNQDFKPFKNVMTKIKNRKINTSYEVYTGLYQSITGPEEQDKIYKQVPRSFFDLIVIDECHRGSAKDNSQWREIIEYFSDAIQVGLTATPKETNDVSNIGYFGEPVYTYSLKEGIEDGFLAPYKVYRYGFDKDLMGFRPQKGQRDKEGNIIEDRIYNTLDYDRTLVLEKRTELVAKTISDFLKQHDRFMKTIVFCIDIEHAERMRQALVNENSDLVKEDSRYVMRITGDDNEGKAQLDNFIDPNSKYPTIVTTSKLLTTGVDAKTCKIVAIDSRIESMIEFKQILGRGTRINEKHNKLYFNLLDFRDVSSKFADPDFDGDPIPVVGGGGGKGGTGNGGGDDPGNDPKRKVFVNDVEVTLLQERVQYYDKDGKLVTESLRDYSKRNIKEEFADLNDFLRRWNSEDRKEAIIEELKEHGVLLDALREETGLQDVDDFDLICHIAYDMKPLTRQERAENIKKKNYFGKYSEVAQKVLDNLLIKYMDEGVYNLEDAKVLRLEPFQEIGKPKELIQAFGGRSGWHEAVKKLKKGLYDIS, encoded by the coding sequence ATGGATAAACATGAATTGACTGAGCGGGATATTTGTAGCAAATTCATTACTCCGGCAATTGTCGGTGCTGGGTGGGATCTGCACAAACAAATTCGTGAAGAGTTTCAAATTACTGATGGCCGAATTATTGTTCGAGGTAATTTGGTCGCCCGAGGAAGTAAGAAAAGGGCGGACTACGTACTCTTCCACAAGCCGAACATGCCAATAGCGGTAATTGAGGCTAAGGACAATAATCATTCGATAGGTCATGGTATACAACAAGCTATCGGTTATGGAGAAATGCTTAAGGTTCCTTTTGTTTATTCCTCCAATGGTGATGGCTTTCTTGAACATGACCGTTTATCAGGTAAAGAAAAACAAATAGGTCTAGATGAATTTCCAAGTCCTGAACAACTGTGGAAACGATATAAACAGCAAAATGAAATTGATACTGAGGAAGAAGAAGAGCTCGTTACAGAACCTTATTACTTCCAATTGGGAGACAAAACGCCTCGCTATTATCAAATGAATGCTGTCAATGAAACCATTAAGGCAATTGCTAAAGGTCAAAATCGAATAATGCTCGTTATGGCTACGGGAACAGGGAAGACATATACAGCATTTCAAATAATATATCGCCTTTGGAAGGCTAGAAAAGCAAAGCGTATTCTATTCCTTGCTGACAGAAACATACTAGTTGACCAAACGATGAATCAAGACTTTAAGCCATTTAAGAATGTAATGACAAAAATAAAAAATCGTAAGATAAACACAAGTTATGAAGTATATACAGGACTTTATCAATCCATTACAGGTCCAGAGGAGCAAGATAAAATATATAAGCAAGTTCCTCGCTCGTTCTTTGACTTAATAGTAATTGATGAGTGCCATCGAGGTTCTGCTAAGGACAATTCTCAATGGAGAGAAATTATTGAGTATTTTTCAGATGCAATTCAAGTTGGGCTAACGGCAACACCAAAAGAAACAAATGATGTTTCCAATATCGGGTACTTTGGTGAGCCAGTATATACTTATTCGTTAAAAGAAGGTATAGAAGATGGCTTCCTAGCCCCTTACAAAGTGTATCGTTATGGATTTGACAAGGATCTAATGGGTTTTAGACCCCAAAAAGGTCAACGTGATAAAGAAGGAAATATCATTGAGGACCGTATATATAACACGCTAGATTATGACAGGACATTAGTTTTAGAAAAACGAACAGAGTTAGTGGCTAAAACTATTTCTGATTTTCTTAAGCAGCATGACAGATTTATGAAAACAATTGTTTTCTGCATTGATATTGAACACGCTGAACGAATGAGACAGGCACTAGTTAATGAAAACAGCGACCTCGTTAAGGAAGATTCTCGATATGTCATGAGAATAACTGGAGATGATAACGAGGGAAAAGCACAGCTAGACAACTTTATAGACCCAAACAGCAAATATCCGACCATTGTAACTACGTCAAAATTGCTTACGACAGGTGTAGACGCAAAAACATGTAAAATAGTAGCCATTGATTCTCGTATTGAATCAATGATTGAATTTAAGCAGATTCTTGGACGTGGCACGAGGATAAATGAAAAACATAATAAATTATATTTCAATTTATTAGATTTCCGTGACGTATCATCTAAATTTGCCGACCCCGACTTCGATGGAGATCCTATTCCTGTTGTTGGCGGGGGTGGTGGTAAAGGTGGCACTGGGAATGGAGGCGGAGATGACCCTGGGAATGACCCTAAAAGAAAAGTTTTTGTAAATGATGTTGAAGTCACTTTATTACAAGAACGAGTTCAATATTATGATAAAGATGGCAAGTTGGTAACAGAATCTCTTCGAGATTATTCCAAACGGAATATTAAAGAGGAATTTGCCGATTTAAATGACTTCTTAAGACGTTGGAACTCCGAAGACCGTAAGGAAGCCATTATTGAAGAGCTAAAAGAACACGGTGTCCTGCTGGACGCACTGCGAGAAGAAACAGGCCTTCAAGATGTGGATGATTTTGACTTGATTTGCCACATAGCTTATGACATGAAACCGCTGACCAGGCAAGAGCGGGCCGAAAATATAAAGAAAAAAAATTACTTCGGTAAATACTCGGAAGTTGCCCAAAAAGTGCTAGACAATCTATTGATAAAATACATGGATGAAGGCGTTTATAATTTGGAAGATGCCAAAGTTCTCAGACTCGAACCGTTCCAAGAAATAGGTAAACCGAAAGAATTGATTCAGGCCTTTGGAGGTAGAAGTGGTTGGCATGAGGCTGTAAAGAAATTAAAAAAGGGACTTTATGATATTAGCTAA